The following proteins come from a genomic window of Pseudomonadota bacterium:
- the rpsB gene encoding 30S ribosomal protein S2 encodes MALPEFTMRQLLEAGVHFGHQTRRWNPKMGRYIFGVRNSVHILDLQQTVPMFHQALTALRDVAAGGGRVLFVGTKRQASEPVADAARRSGQYYVNHRWLGGMMTNWKAVSGSIKTLISLEERLADENLGLTKKEILQLTRKRDKLDRALGGIKDMGGVPDILVVIDTNKEDIAVLEARKLGIPVVAVVDSNCDPELITYPIPGNDDAIRAVSFYCDLFSRAIIDGLQQELAASGADIGESLEAPIEEIPTEAAVEDAAAEVVAPEAETQTKAETESPEQPAEAESQEAPVASPA; translated from the coding sequence GCGCCGCTGGAACCCGAAAATGGGTCGCTATATTTTTGGCGTGCGCAACAGCGTCCATATTCTTGATCTGCAGCAGACGGTGCCGATGTTTCACCAGGCGCTGACGGCGCTTCGCGATGTCGCGGCCGGAGGCGGACGGGTCCTGTTCGTCGGCACCAAGCGTCAGGCATCCGAACCCGTTGCCGACGCGGCGCGCCGAAGTGGCCAATACTATGTAAATCACCGTTGGCTTGGCGGCATGATGACCAACTGGAAGGCCGTTTCCGGGTCGATCAAAACCTTGATCAGTCTCGAAGAAAGATTGGCTGACGAGAACCTCGGTCTGACCAAGAAAGAAATTCTGCAGCTCACCCGTAAGCGCGATAAGTTGGATCGCGCGCTGGGCGGCATCAAGGACATGGGCGGCGTTCCCGATATCCTCGTGGTGATCGATACGAATAAAGAAGATATCGCCGTTTTGGAAGCTCGCAAATTGGGCATTCCCGTGGTCGCGGTGGTGGATAGCAACTGCGACCCTGAATTGATTACCTATCCGATTCCCGGAAACGATGACGCAATTCGGGCCGTGAGTTTCTATTGCGACCTGTTTTCGCGCGCAATTATTGATGGCCTGCAACAAGAATTGGCCGCATCTGGCGCCGATATCGGCGAATCACTTGAAGCACCGATAGAAGAGATTCCGACCGAAGCTGCCGTTGAAGACGCGGCGGCGGAAGTCGTGGCGCCTGAAGCGGAAACTCAAACCAAAGCGGAGACTGAATCGCCAGAGCAACCCGCCGAGGCAGAATCTCAAGAGGCGCCGGTCGCTAGCCCCGCTTAG
- the tsf gene encoding translation elongation factor Ts has product MAEITAALVKELREKTGVGMMDCKKALGETSGDLEAAVDWLRKNGLAAAAKKSGRVASEGLIGLAAGENSAALVEVNSETDFVSRNEEFQNAVRDVAALALTCGGDIEKLGASEYPGKGHSVEAEITQLIATIGENISVRRTAVLSVDTGVVGSYVHAASAPGLGRIGALVAIRSEGDKKALTQLAHQLAMHVAAASPQAVSIEDLDSNDVERERAILREQAEGSGKAAEIIDKMVEGRLRKYYEEVVLLNQTFVIDGETKISSLIEQLQKDLGSTVEVAGIRRFALGEGIERKVSDFAAEVAAQLK; this is encoded by the coding sequence ATGGCCGAGATCACGGCAGCGTTGGTCAAAGAGTTACGCGAAAAAACCGGCGTCGGAATGATGGATTGCAAGAAAGCGTTGGGTGAAACCTCCGGCGATTTAGAGGCGGCTGTCGATTGGCTGCGCAAAAACGGCCTGGCCGCCGCCGCAAAAAAATCCGGGCGTGTCGCCTCGGAAGGTCTCATCGGTCTCGCCGCCGGTGAAAATTCAGCTGCGCTCGTAGAGGTGAATTCTGAGACAGACTTCGTATCGCGCAATGAAGAATTCCAGAATGCGGTGCGCGACGTAGCGGCCCTCGCATTGACCTGCGGTGGCGATATCGAAAAATTGGGCGCGTCGGAATATCCCGGCAAGGGTCATAGCGTCGAAGCCGAAATTACACAGCTTATTGCGACAATTGGTGAGAATATCAGTGTTCGGCGTACAGCCGTGCTATCTGTCGATACCGGCGTGGTCGGCAGCTACGTGCATGCCGCATCGGCGCCGGGCCTGGGCCGGATCGGCGCGCTTGTGGCCATTCGTTCCGAGGGCGATAAAAAAGCGTTGACCCAGCTTGCGCATCAACTCGCTATGCATGTGGCTGCGGCAAGCCCGCAGGCTGTTTCTATCGAGGATCTCGACAGCAACGATGTGGAGCGCGAACGCGCTATACTCCGCGAGCAGGCTGAGGGTTCGGGCAAGGCCGCCGAAATCATCGACAAAATGGTTGAAGGCCGATTGCGGAAATATTATGAGGAAGTTGTTCTTCTAAATCAGACGTTTGTCATAGACGGTGAAACTAAAATCTCATCACTAATCGAGCAATTGCAAAAAGACCTGGGTAGCACCGTCGAGGTCGCCGGAATACGCCGTTTCGCGCTTGGAGAGGGAATCGAGCGCAAAGTAAGTGATTTCGCGGCTGAGGTCGCAGCACAGCTCAAATAG
- the pyrH gene encoding UMP kinase gives MDPGTKFHRILLKISGEALMGDEPYGIDSDTVGRIAVDIADVHRQGVQVCVVVGGGNIFRGISGAAAGMERASADYVGMLATVMNALTMQFALEKIDVTTRVLSAIPMATVCEPYVRRRAIHHMGKGRLVIFAAGTGNPFFTTDTAAALRAAEMGCDALFKGTKVDGVYSADPELDSSAERYDRLSYLDVLSRDLKVMDASAISLARENRIPIVVFSIRQPGGLSAVLKGDGAYTIIGERE, from the coding sequence ATGGATCCTGGCACCAAATTTCATCGCATTCTCCTCAAAATATCGGGAGAAGCGCTGATGGGAGATGAGCCATACGGAATTGACAGCGACACGGTGGGCCGAATCGCTGTTGATATTGCTGACGTTCACCGCCAAGGCGTACAAGTTTGCGTAGTGGTAGGGGGCGGCAATATCTTTCGTGGGATATCCGGCGCCGCGGCCGGAATGGAACGCGCTAGCGCCGATTATGTTGGCATGCTGGCGACGGTAATGAACGCGTTAACTATGCAGTTCGCGTTAGAGAAAATCGATGTGACAACGCGTGTGCTGTCCGCCATTCCGATGGCGACCGTATGCGAACCCTATGTCCGCCGCAGAGCCATTCACCATATGGGCAAAGGGCGGCTGGTAATATTTGCGGCAGGCACGGGCAATCCGTTTTTTACCACCGACACGGCGGCGGCGTTGCGGGCGGCCGAAATGGGATGTGACGCCTTGTTTAAGGGGACTAAGGTCGATGGCGTCTATTCCGCCGACCCCGAATTAGACAGCAGCGCCGAACGGTACGATAGACTGAGCTATTTGGATGTTCTGTCGCGCGACCTCAAAGTGATGGACGCTTCGGCAATATCATTGGCACGGGAAAATCGAATTCCGATTGTCGTATTCTCGATTCGCCAGCCTGGCGGATTGAGCGCCGTCTTAAAGGGAGATGGTGCCTATACAATCATTGGTGAACGGGAGTAA